From Corynebacterium frankenforstense DSM 45800, the proteins below share one genomic window:
- a CDS encoding FUSC family protein — protein sequence MAKERLNTLDRLRTVDKSLASRMGRVRKRTWAITQQAVAAGASYWVAQEVFGHKFPFFAPIAAIIILGMTGGDRLRRAVEMSLGCIVGVGLGDLLVPLLGSGPWQIAVAVACALVFGSFISKSPLVNNQIAIGSILIATIMPPGGITPAGTGGPDRMIDAVIGSTVGILVIAILPDNPLNAGRQEISKVMAIASSVLDDVAEALRSRDARSLANALQAVRDTQGDINSMLDSAKVGREASTLSPLLWGSRRRVRSLERILGPVDNAVRNVRVLARRSRVLTEDGDTVSDEQIEIISELSGILLSFSELYERGAEVSEAVEIPNIVNQLRRLGARANMSLVKGRVLSAHVVLAQTRSIIVDLLEICGMSRPSSLAVLAPTSRTPAYPPEVWDD from the coding sequence ATGGCAAAGGAGCGTCTCAACACCCTCGACCGGCTGCGCACCGTGGACAAGTCCCTGGCCAGCCGGATGGGCCGGGTGCGCAAGCGGACCTGGGCGATCACCCAGCAGGCCGTGGCCGCCGGCGCCTCCTACTGGGTGGCCCAGGAGGTCTTCGGCCACAAGTTCCCGTTCTTCGCCCCGATCGCCGCGATCATCATCCTCGGCATGACCGGCGGCGACCGCCTGCGCCGCGCCGTCGAGATGTCGCTCGGCTGCATCGTCGGCGTCGGGCTCGGCGACCTCCTGGTCCCGCTGCTCGGCTCCGGGCCGTGGCAGATCGCCGTCGCCGTGGCCTGCGCGCTGGTCTTCGGCTCCTTCATCTCCAAGTCGCCGCTGGTCAACAACCAGATCGCCATCGGCTCCATCCTGATCGCCACGATCATGCCGCCCGGCGGCATCACACCGGCCGGCACCGGGGGACCCGACCGCATGATCGACGCGGTCATCGGCTCGACGGTGGGCATCCTCGTGATCGCCATCCTGCCGGACAATCCCCTGAACGCCGGGCGCCAGGAGATCTCGAAGGTCATGGCGATCGCCTCCTCGGTGCTCGACGACGTCGCCGAGGCCCTGCGCAGCCGCGACGCGCGCAGCCTGGCCAACGCGCTGCAGGCCGTGCGCGACACCCAGGGCGACATCAACTCGATGCTGGACTCGGCCAAGGTCGGCCGCGAGGCCTCGACGCTCTCGCCGCTGCTGTGGGGGTCGCGCCGGCGGGTGCGCTCGCTCGAGCGCATCCTCGGGCCCGTCGACAACGCCGTGCGCAACGTGCGTGTGCTCGCCCGGCGCTCGCGCGTGCTCACCGAGGACGGCGACACCGTCTCCGACGAGCAGATCGAGATCATCTCCGAGCTCTCCGGGATCCTGCTGAGCTTCTCCGAGCTCTACGAGCGCGGCGCCGAGGTCTCCGAGGCCGTCGAGATCCCCAACATCGTCAACCAGCTGCGCCGCCTGGGGGCGCGGGCCAACATGTCGCTGGTCAAGGGGCGGGTCCTCTCGGCGCACGTGGTGCTGGCCCAGACCCGCTCGATCATCGTGGACCTGCTCGAGATCTGCGGGATGTCCCGGCCCTCCTCGCTGGCCGTGCTCGCGCCGACCTCGCGCACCCCGGCCTACCCGCCGGAGGTCTGGGACGATTAG
- a CDS encoding adenylosuccinate synthase, producing the protein MAAIVIVGAQWGDEGKGKATDILGGQVDYVVKPNGGNNAGHTVVVNGEKYQLKLLPAGLLSENAMPILGNGTVINLEALFEEIDGLEARGADASRLRISANAHLVAPYHRTLDRVQERFLGKRAIGTTGRGIGPTYSDKVARVGLRVQDVFDESILRQKITSALDVKNQILVKLYNRRAIEAEEIVQYFLSYADRLRPMVIEAEYEVNKGLDEGKSVLMEGGQATMLDVDHGTYPFVTSSNPTAGGACVGSGIGPTRITSSLGIAKAYTTRVGAGPFPTELFDKWGEYLQVTGGEVGVNTGRKRRCGWYDSVVARYATRVNGFTDLFITKLDVLTGIGEIPICVAYDVDGVRHDEMPLTQSEFHHAEPIYETMPAWEEDITGCRTFEELPQRAQDYLHRIEELSGCRISYVGVGPGRDETIVINDVMQS; encoded by the coding sequence ATGGCAGCGATCGTGATCGTCGGCGCCCAGTGGGGCGACGAAGGAAAGGGCAAGGCCACCGACATCCTGGGCGGCCAGGTCGACTACGTGGTCAAGCCCAACGGCGGCAACAACGCCGGCCACACCGTCGTCGTGAACGGCGAGAAGTACCAGCTCAAGCTCCTGCCGGCCGGCCTGCTCTCCGAGAACGCCATGCCCATCCTGGGCAACGGCACCGTGATCAACCTCGAGGCCCTCTTCGAGGAGATCGACGGCCTCGAGGCCCGCGGCGCGGACGCCTCCCGCCTGCGCATCTCCGCCAACGCCCACCTCGTCGCGCCGTACCACCGCACCCTCGACCGGGTCCAGGAGCGCTTCCTGGGCAAGCGCGCCATCGGCACCACCGGCCGCGGCATCGGCCCGACCTACTCCGACAAGGTCGCCCGCGTCGGCCTGCGCGTCCAGGACGTCTTCGACGAGTCGATCCTGCGCCAGAAGATCACCTCCGCGCTCGACGTGAAGAACCAGATCCTGGTCAAGCTGTACAACCGCCGCGCCATCGAGGCCGAGGAGATCGTGCAGTACTTCCTCAGCTACGCCGACCGCCTGCGCCCGATGGTCATCGAGGCCGAGTACGAGGTCAACAAGGGCCTCGACGAGGGCAAGAGCGTGCTCATGGAGGGCGGCCAGGCCACCATGCTCGACGTCGACCACGGCACCTACCCGTTCGTGACCTCCTCGAACCCGACCGCCGGCGGCGCCTGCGTGGGCTCCGGCATCGGCCCGACGCGCATCACCTCCTCGCTGGGCATCGCCAAGGCGTACACCACCCGCGTGGGCGCCGGCCCGTTCCCCACCGAGCTCTTCGACAAGTGGGGCGAGTACCTGCAGGTCACCGGCGGTGAGGTCGGCGTGAACACCGGCCGCAAGCGCCGCTGCGGCTGGTACGACTCCGTGGTCGCCCGCTACGCCACCCGCGTCAACGGCTTCACCGACCTGTTCATCACCAAGCTCGACGTGCTCACCGGCATCGGCGAGATCCCGATCTGTGTCGCCTACGACGTCGACGGCGTGCGCCACGACGAGATGCCGCTGACCCAGTCCGAGTTCCACCACGCCGAGCCGATCTACGAGACGATGCCCGCCTGGGAGGAGGACATCACCGGCTGCCGCACCTTCGAGGAGCTGCCCCAGCGCGCCCAGGACTACCTGCACCGCATCGAGGAGCTCTCCGGCTGCCGCATCTCCTACGTCGGCGTCGGCCCGGGCCGCGACGAGACCATCGTCATCAACGACGTGATGCAGAGCTAG
- a CDS encoding DedA family protein, giving the protein MHDALVTTMALGPTWMDPMYLLSGSGPFGSLILPGISLIVFIESGLLFPLLPGDSLLFTGGMLAVQPDSFAPLWAVIVACMCAAFLGDQSGYWIGRKFGEALSGRPDGKIFKQAYLTQSHEFFAKHGPVTVIICRFVPIVRTYAPLVAGMSRMNYRVFLPFSVCGATLWGGGVTLLGAWLGHYDFIRENIEPIFLLIVFVSILPGIIGAAKKFLDARRAGSATVDAPEAPDAARAS; this is encoded by the coding sequence ATGCATGACGCCCTCGTCACCACCATGGCCCTCGGGCCGACCTGGATGGACCCCATGTACCTGCTCAGCGGTTCGGGCCCCTTCGGGAGTCTGATCCTGCCCGGAATCTCCCTGATCGTCTTCATCGAGTCCGGTCTGCTCTTCCCGCTGCTACCGGGCGACTCGCTGCTGTTCACCGGCGGCATGCTCGCCGTGCAGCCCGACTCCTTCGCCCCGCTGTGGGCCGTGATCGTCGCGTGCATGTGCGCGGCCTTCCTCGGAGACCAGTCCGGCTACTGGATCGGCCGCAAGTTCGGCGAGGCGCTCTCCGGGCGCCCCGACGGGAAGATCTTCAAGCAGGCCTACCTGACCCAGTCCCACGAGTTCTTCGCCAAGCACGGGCCCGTCACCGTGATCATCTGCCGCTTCGTGCCCATCGTGCGCACCTACGCGCCGCTGGTGGCCGGCATGTCACGGATGAACTACCGCGTCTTCCTGCCGTTCTCCGTGTGCGGCGCGACCCTGTGGGGCGGCGGCGTGACCCTCCTGGGCGCCTGGCTGGGCCACTACGACTTCATCCGCGAGAACATCGAGCCGATCTTCCTGCTGATCGTCTTCGTCTCGATCCTGCCGGGGATCATCGGCGCGGCCAAGAAGTTCCTCGACGCCCGCCGCGCCGGTTCCGCCACCGTCGACGCGCCGGAGGCCCCCGACGCGGCGCGCGCGAGTTAG
- the fbaA gene encoding class II fructose-bisphosphate aldolase yields MPIATPEIYNEMLDRAKKEGFAYPAINCTSSETINAALKGFAEAESDGIIQFSTGGASFGSGLAVQNKVKGALALAAFAHEAAKNYGVNVALHTDHCQKEVLDEYVRPLIAISQERVDRGELPLFQSHMWDGSAIPIDENLVIAQELLEKAHKANIVLEVEIGVVGGEEDGVEAKHGANLYTSPEDFEKTLDAIGHGDKGRYLLAATFGNVHGVYKPGNVELRPEVLKEGQRVAAKKLGLDADAQPFDFVFHGGSGSEKEKIEEALGYGVIKMNVDTDTQYAFTNPVARHMFANYDGVFKIDGEVGNKKVYDPRSYMKKAEQGMSERVIEACQDLHSVGTTLSK; encoded by the coding sequence ATGCCCATCGCAACCCCTGAGATCTACAACGAGATGCTCGACCGGGCCAAGAAGGAGGGCTTCGCCTACCCGGCGATCAACTGCACCTCCTCGGAGACGATCAACGCCGCCCTGAAGGGCTTCGCCGAGGCGGAGTCCGACGGCATCATCCAGTTCTCCACCGGCGGTGCCTCGTTCGGCTCCGGCCTGGCGGTGCAGAACAAGGTCAAGGGCGCCCTGGCCCTCGCCGCCTTCGCGCACGAGGCCGCCAAGAACTACGGCGTCAACGTCGCGCTGCACACCGACCACTGCCAGAAGGAGGTGCTCGACGAGTACGTGCGCCCCCTGATCGCGATCTCCCAGGAGCGCGTCGACCGCGGCGAGCTGCCCCTGTTCCAGTCCCACATGTGGGACGGCTCCGCCATCCCGATCGACGAGAACCTCGTGATCGCCCAGGAGCTGCTGGAGAAGGCCCACAAGGCCAACATCGTCCTCGAGGTCGAGATCGGTGTCGTCGGCGGCGAGGAGGACGGCGTCGAGGCCAAGCACGGCGCGAATCTCTACACCTCCCCGGAGGACTTCGAGAAGACCCTCGACGCCATCGGACACGGTGACAAGGGCCGCTACCTGCTGGCCGCCACCTTCGGCAACGTCCACGGCGTCTACAAGCCGGGCAACGTCGAGCTGCGCCCGGAGGTCCTCAAGGAGGGCCAGCGCGTCGCCGCCAAGAAGCTCGGCCTCGACGCCGACGCCCAGCCCTTCGACTTCGTCTTCCACGGCGGCTCCGGCTCCGAGAAGGAGAAGATCGAGGAGGCCCTCGGCTACGGCGTCATCAAGATGAACGTCGACACCGACACCCAGTACGCGTTCACCAACCCGGTCGCGCGCCACATGTTCGCCAACTACGACGGCGTCTTCAAGATCGACGGCGAGGTCGGCAACAAGAAGGTCTACGACCCGCGTTCCTACATGAAGAAGGCCGAGCAGGGCATGTCCGAGCGCGTCATCGAGGCGTGCCAGGACCTGCACTCGGTGGGCACCACCCTGAGCAAGTAA
- a CDS encoding sulfurtransferase produces the protein MTNLVSTSQLNELLARGAAVSLIATYWGPHKDAGFTRFASEHIPTSVYCDPAAALSGVPDFHVGRNPLPDPTRLRDWIHNWGVDEDSDVVVYDEGRGLLAARTWWTLRWAGLTNVRILDGGLAKWLSEDRVHIAGPGTLPGTSRFEPAAGAMPVLTLEEVRDFDGLLIDAREADRWAGRRELLDVRAGHIPGAVNVPVRSLLNANNTFRSPGELREIFAAAGVTGPEDAKRTCVYSGSGNHSAQLLAGMELAGLPGAAHYIGGWSQWSYHDLPIASSL, from the coding sequence ATGACCAACCTCGTCTCGACGTCCCAGCTCAACGAGCTCCTCGCCCGCGGTGCGGCGGTCAGCCTCATCGCCACCTACTGGGGGCCGCACAAGGACGCGGGCTTCACCCGGTTCGCCTCCGAGCACATCCCCACCTCCGTCTACTGCGACCCGGCCGCCGCACTGAGCGGCGTGCCGGACTTCCACGTCGGCCGCAACCCGCTGCCGGACCCGACCCGCCTGCGTGACTGGATCCACAACTGGGGCGTCGACGAGGACAGCGACGTCGTCGTCTACGACGAGGGCCGCGGCCTGCTCGCCGCGCGCACCTGGTGGACGCTGCGCTGGGCCGGCCTGACCAACGTCCGCATCCTGGACGGCGGGCTGGCCAAGTGGCTCTCCGAGGACCGCGTGCACATCGCCGGCCCCGGCACCCTGCCGGGCACCTCGCGCTTCGAGCCGGCGGCCGGCGCCATGCCGGTGCTCACCCTCGAGGAGGTCCGTGACTTCGACGGCCTGCTCATCGACGCCCGCGAGGCCGACCGCTGGGCCGGGCGCCGCGAGCTTCTCGACGTGCGCGCCGGGCACATCCCGGGCGCGGTCAACGTGCCGGTGCGCAGCCTGCTCAACGCGAACAACACCTTCCGCAGCCCCGGCGAGCTGCGCGAGATCTTCGCCGCCGCCGGCGTCACCGGCCCCGAGGACGCGAAGCGCACCTGCGTCTACTCCGGCTCGGGCAACCACTCCGCGCAGCTGCTCGCCGGCATGGAGCTGGCGGGCCTGCCGGGCGCGGCGCACTACATCGGCGGCTGGTCGCAGTGGTCCTACCACGACCTGCCCATCGCGAGCTCCCTCTGA
- a CDS encoding glycoside hydrolase family 76 protein: MAETTGTEHAASEKWAHRADLAENAINERHASKLWGLPRTNLAVTAWPPTTKESLFVRWHYWWQAHYLDCLIDAFERRGTKTRRARVRHTVRGIRIRNGGRLTRNRYYDDRAWLSLALGRINEHTGRGTKKQTRDLEQALLAGIDGLTGVLPWRVGETFYNVPSNGPAAIMMARTGRLDQAIAVVDWILENLINDDGLVMDGLRMRMHGPELVRDVHPYCQGVMLGACLEIALALRERAGFSADESISGWADADRVDDAMPYITFVRSLVHALALEMATPQGVVDWDTGDGDGGLFKGILARYLADVAVRLPADSPANRATKKIARRLVVNSADSVWNHRLEVDGLPVFATDWTDDARLPHNFGLGPHSLAEHTGMVRIAERDLSVQLSGWMLMEAAARIELQGAQTGA; encoded by the coding sequence GTGGCGGAGACCACCGGTACAGAGCACGCGGCCTCGGAGAAGTGGGCGCACCGCGCCGACCTCGCGGAGAACGCCATCAACGAGCGCCACGCCTCGAAGCTGTGGGGCCTGCCGCGCACGAACCTCGCCGTGACCGCCTGGCCGCCGACCACCAAGGAGTCGCTGTTCGTGCGCTGGCACTACTGGTGGCAGGCGCACTACCTGGACTGCCTGATCGACGCCTTCGAGCGTCGCGGCACCAAGACCCGTCGGGCGCGGGTGCGCCACACGGTGCGCGGCATCCGCATCCGCAACGGCGGAAGACTCACCCGCAACCGCTACTACGACGACCGCGCCTGGCTCTCGCTGGCGCTGGGGCGCATCAACGAGCACACCGGTCGAGGCACCAAGAAGCAGACCCGGGACCTCGAGCAGGCGCTCCTCGCCGGCATCGACGGGCTGACCGGCGTGCTGCCGTGGCGGGTGGGGGAGACGTTCTACAACGTGCCCTCCAACGGGCCGGCGGCGATCATGATGGCGCGCACCGGGCGCCTCGACCAGGCGATCGCCGTGGTCGACTGGATCCTGGAGAACCTGATCAACGACGACGGCCTGGTCATGGACGGCCTGCGGATGCGCATGCACGGCCCCGAGCTCGTGCGCGACGTCCACCCCTACTGCCAGGGCGTGATGCTCGGCGCGTGCCTCGAGATCGCACTGGCGCTGCGCGAGCGCGCCGGCTTCAGTGCCGACGAGTCGATCTCCGGGTGGGCGGACGCCGACCGGGTCGACGACGCGATGCCCTACATCACCTTCGTGCGCTCGCTGGTGCACGCGCTGGCCCTCGAGATGGCCACCCCGCAGGGCGTGGTGGACTGGGACACCGGCGACGGCGACGGCGGGCTGTTCAAGGGCATCCTCGCGCGCTACCTCGCCGACGTGGCGGTGCGCCTGCCCGCGGACAGCCCGGCGAACCGTGCGACGAAGAAGATCGCGCGCCGGCTGGTGGTCAACTCCGCCGACAGCGTGTGGAACCACCGCCTCGAGGTCGACGGCCTGCCGGTCTTCGCCACCGACTGGACCGACGACGCGCGCCTGCCGCACAACTTCGGGCTGGGTCCGCACTCGCTGGCCGAGCACACCGGCATGGTGCGCATCGCCGAGCGTGACCTCTCGGTTCAGCTGTCCGGCTGGATGCTGATGGAGGCCGCGGCCCGCATCGAGCTGCAGGGTGCGCAGACGGGGGCGTAG
- a CDS encoding TrmH family RNA methyltransferase: MDSSNSAPGPTEWNEGRHGVGPWAEEHPGEPVPDDARLDPELLASGDRRNVVDAYRYWRREAIVADIDTRRHPLHVAIENFENDANIGTVVRTANAFAVDTVHIVGRRRWNRRGAMVTDRYQHLMHHDTVADLMDWAAGADLTVVAVDNTPGSVPLETAELPRRCLLLFGQEGPGVTESARQAARMTCSIAQFGSTRSINVGVAAGIAMHAWVRRHADLSAAW, encoded by the coding sequence TTGGACTCGAGTAACAGCGCCCCCGGCCCCACCGAGTGGAACGAGGGGCGCCACGGCGTCGGCCCCTGGGCCGAGGAGCACCCCGGCGAACCCGTCCCGGACGACGCGCGCCTGGACCCGGAGCTGCTGGCCTCGGGTGACCGGCGCAACGTCGTCGACGCCTACCGCTACTGGCGCCGCGAGGCGATCGTGGCGGACATCGACACGCGCCGCCACCCGTTGCACGTGGCCATCGAGAACTTCGAGAACGACGCCAACATCGGCACGGTGGTGCGCACCGCCAACGCCTTCGCCGTCGACACCGTCCACATCGTCGGCCGGCGCCGCTGGAACCGGCGCGGGGCCATGGTCACCGACCGCTACCAGCACCTGATGCACCACGACACCGTCGCCGACCTGATGGACTGGGCCGCCGGGGCGGACCTGACGGTGGTGGCGGTCGACAACACCCCGGGCAGCGTCCCCCTGGAGACCGCGGAGCTGCCGCGTCGTTGCCTGCTGCTCTTCGGCCAGGAGGGCCCCGGGGTCACGGAGTCCGCCCGGCAGGCCGCGCGGATGACCTGCTCGATCGCCCAGTTCGGCTCCACGCGCTCGATCAACGTCGGGGTCGCCGCGGGCATCGCCATGCACGCCTGGGTGCGCCGCCACGCGGATCTTTCCGCCGCGTGGTGA
- the pyrE gene encoding orotate phosphoribosyltransferase, producing the protein MSMSDVDTSDLNRLAELVRELAVVRGKVILSSGAEADYYVDLRRATLHHEAAPLIGKLLRQLTSDLDFDAVGGLTLGADPVGTSVLHAEGRPIDSFVVRKEAKKHGMQRRIEGPDVKGRKVLVVEDTTTTGNSPLTAVKALREAGAEVVAVATVVDRETGADKVIADAGLEYRHLLGLADLGLE; encoded by the coding sequence ATGAGCATGAGCGACGTCGACACCTCCGATCTCAACCGCCTGGCCGAACTCGTCCGCGAACTCGCGGTCGTGCGCGGCAAGGTCATCCTCTCCTCCGGCGCCGAGGCCGACTACTACGTCGACCTGCGCCGGGCGACGCTGCACCACGAGGCCGCGCCCCTGATCGGCAAGCTGCTGCGCCAGCTGACCTCCGACCTGGACTTCGACGCCGTCGGCGGGCTCACCCTGGGCGCCGACCCGGTGGGCACCTCCGTGCTGCACGCCGAGGGCCGCCCGATCGACTCCTTCGTGGTGCGCAAGGAGGCCAAGAAGCACGGCATGCAGCGCCGCATCGAGGGCCCCGACGTCAAGGGCCGCAAGGTGCTCGTCGTCGAGGACACCACCACCACCGGCAACTCGCCGCTGACCGCCGTCAAGGCGCTGCGCGAGGCCGGTGCCGAGGTCGTCGCCGTGGCCACGGTCGTCGACCGGGAGACGGGCGCGGACAAGGTCATCGCGGACGCGGGCCTGGAGTACCGCCACCTGCTGGGCCTGGCCGACCTTGGACTCGAGTAA
- a CDS encoding amidohydrolase: METVTSPTEPDAGDNRGLATLFDALESSRADREELYKWFHRHPEVAMEEHETSERITRELEALGLEPLHIGGTGVVAVVENPENPEGGSVLVRADFDGLPVTEDSGKDYAADPERGRSHACGHDVHATSLLGAVRALVEHPEAWHGRLVAVFQPGEERAAGARAMVEDGLAEKIPAVDVALAQHVLTTLPGGAVGAAAGPVLSTATTVTVTIPGAGSHGSMPHLAKDPVVTACAAVTRLQTIVSRELAPGTFAVVTVGSVQAGDSANVIPDHATLKLNTRAYDDDVAKHLHSAIERIVRGECAAAGMPGEPTFEYSDVYPLTDNDADTAATVQEAFSAHLPTVEFDPATASEDFSVIPDALGVPYCYWGLGGFAEPEKAPANHNPGFAPDLQPTLDRGSQAVLVAASPWLMG; encoded by the coding sequence ATGGAGACAGTCACTTCGCCCACCGAACCGGACGCCGGGGACAACCGCGGCCTGGCCACCCTCTTCGACGCCCTCGAGTCCAGCCGCGCGGACCGCGAGGAGCTCTACAAGTGGTTCCACCGCCACCCGGAGGTGGCCATGGAGGAGCACGAGACCTCCGAGCGCATCACGCGGGAGCTCGAGGCACTCGGCCTGGAGCCGCTGCACATCGGCGGCACGGGCGTGGTCGCCGTGGTCGAGAACCCGGAGAACCCCGAGGGCGGCTCGGTGCTCGTGCGCGCCGACTTCGACGGCCTGCCGGTCACCGAGGACTCCGGCAAGGACTACGCGGCCGACCCGGAGCGCGGCCGCTCGCACGCCTGCGGCCACGACGTGCACGCGACCTCGCTGCTCGGCGCGGTGCGCGCCCTCGTGGAGCACCCGGAGGCCTGGCACGGCCGGCTGGTCGCCGTCTTCCAGCCCGGCGAGGAGCGCGCCGCCGGGGCGCGCGCCATGGTCGAGGACGGCCTGGCCGAGAAGATCCCGGCCGTCGACGTCGCCCTCGCCCAGCACGTGCTGACCACGCTGCCCGGCGGGGCCGTCGGCGCGGCGGCCGGACCGGTGCTCTCCACGGCGACGACGGTCACGGTGACGATCCCGGGCGCGGGCAGCCACGGCTCGATGCCTCACCTGGCCAAGGACCCGGTGGTCACCGCGTGCGCGGCGGTGACCCGCCTGCAGACGATCGTCTCGCGCGAGCTGGCCCCGGGCACCTTCGCGGTGGTCACCGTGGGCTCGGTGCAGGCCGGCGACTCGGCGAACGTGATCCCGGACCACGCCACGCTGAAGTTGAACACCCGCGCCTACGACGACGACGTCGCAAAGCACCTGCACTCCGCCATCGAGCGCATCGTGCGCGGCGAGTGCGCGGCGGCGGGCATGCCCGGCGAGCCGACGTTCGAGTACTCGGACGTCTACCCGCTCACGGACAACGACGCGGACACCGCCGCGACGGTGCAGGAGGCGTTCAGCGCGCACCTGCCGACCGTCGAGTTCGACCCGGCGACGGCCAGCGAGGACTTCTCGGTGATCCCGGACGCCCTGGGCGTGCCGTACTGCTACTGGGGCCTGGGCGGCTTCGCGGAGCCGGAGAAGGCCCCGGCGAACCACAACCCCGGCTTCGCCCCCGATCTGCAGCCGACCCTCGACCGCGGCTCCCAGGCCGTCCTGGTCGCCGCGTCCCCCTGGTTGATGGGCTAG